The Streptomyces sp. NBC_00569 genomic sequence CCGCTCGACGAAGAGTTCGTTGACGTCGTCCGCCTGTGGGAAGAAGCTCCGCATCAGGTTGCTGCGGATGGCACCGCGCAGTGGTGTCGCGGTGATCCGCTCCCGGAGCAGGCGCACCCGCTCGAAGGGATCCTGGTCGAGGAAGAGGACACTGACGTCGAAGCCCACCAGCGCGAGGGCGTCGATGCTGTGGAATCCGGCCTCGTCGAGCTGCTTCGCGATGGGCAGCATGTGCTCGGTGCGCATCCGGGTCGCCCACAGGCATTGGTGGGCGTCCCGGAAGGTGCTGTCGACCAGGTCGACCGTCCGACGCTTGCCGGTCCGGGCCGTCTCGGCTGCGACAAGAGAACGCAGGGTACTGAGCATTGCTTTTCACGCTTCCTGTTGCAGATGGACGCGGACGCCGGGCCCGTGCAGGCTCAGCACGGCGAAGCGGCCGGCACGCGTGAGCAGGCCACGAACCAGGGCTTCGTAGGGAGTCAACGTCGCGTAGCTGAACGAGCTCGCCGCCGCCCTCGGCGGTAGCGCGGAGATCTCGACTCCGGCGATCCAGGCGAGCAGTGCCTCCGGGCCGTCGACGTCGGCCGCCTGGGGCTCCGCGGCCGGGAGGACTCCGACCCGCATGCGCAGATCCGCGCGCAGCTCTCCGTCCACGCTCCCGTACGCCCCTTGCAGCAAGCGGCGCAGCACCGGCCGCAGGCTTTCGTACCGCGCCTCGCTGTCGAAGTGGCTGATCGCCTGCTCGGCGATCGCGCGGGCGAACGGGGCCACCATCGGAGGTGATCCCATCTCGCGGCGGACGGCGGCGCACTCGGCGGCGAACTCGTGCAGATCCGCCCAGCGCCCACGGCCGCGCAGCGCCGCCAGGAAGTCGACCGCGACCTCTCCGGGCAACTGGTGGGCGTAGGCCGCCAGATCGAAGGGCCACGACGCTGCCTGCGGGAAACCCTCCTGATCTGCGATGGCCGCCAGGATTGCGTCGGCCGCCAGCAGGCTGTCGTGATCCGGCAGGTCCTGCGTGGCGCCCTGTTGGCGCAGTGCGCGCAGCAGCGACGGCAGCGACGGGAGCGAGGCGCCGTTGGCCAGACACGGCAGGGCCGTGTCGATGCCGCTGACGCCGAGGCCGACGGCCTCCAGCACCACGGCGGGCCCCAGGGCGGTGTGGCAGCGGGTGTGGAGATCGAGCGGGGTGGTGCCGAGCGCTTCGACCAGGGCAGGGATCAGGCTGTGCAGCCGGTCCGGCGTCAGCACGCCGCTCTCGTCGCGGAGCATCACCCGTGCCGCACCGCCGTCGGCGAGCGAGGCGGCCAGCTGGGCGTACGTCTCGTCGGGGCGATCGTCGTCGGCCTGGTAGGGCAGGGCGGCGATCGCCACCAGGCCCGCGGCGGACGCGGACTTGACCGCCGCATGGAGGCGGTTCGTGTCGAGCAGCGGATCGAGCAGGACGACCTGCTGCAAGCCCGCGGCCGCGAGCGCGGCCAGCCAGCGGTCGATCATCTCGGGGCCGAGGACATCGGCTCCGGGGCGTCCGTGCCCGGTGAGCAGGTTGACGGTGGCTCGGAGCGGCACGAAACCGTAGTGCCGCCGCGCGAGTTCCAGGCGTTGCAGGGGGTTCTCGCCCCGGGCGAGGCAGGCGTCCAGGACGGCCGGGCTGAGGATCTCGATCGCCGCGAGCCCCGAGGCCGACAGTCCGCCCGCGGGTGCGAGCATCATCGAAGTGTCCAATGCGCCGCCCCACACGGCCATCTGGCCGTCGGTCAGGCTGCTGTCGGTGAATGCAAGTTGGTGCGTGCTCATGCCGGCGCTCCCGCCTCCGTGAGGGACTGACGAGTGTGGGGTCCCTGGCTGCGTGAGGGGAGGAACACGTCCTCGACCCAACGCGTCGTCACCGCCCCGTCGGAGAAGTCGGGATGGGCCAGCACCGCTCGGTGAAACGCGGCGGTGGTCGTCGGGCCGTCGACCCTCAGCGCGGCCAGAAGCGTGCGCATCTTCTCGATCGCCTCGGCACGCGTGGGCGCGTGCACGATGGCCTTGGCGAGCAGCGAGTCGTAGTAGGGCGAGACGGTGTATCCCGGATAGCAGTGGGTGTCGACCCGGATGCCTTCCCCTCGCGGTGCGGACCAGTCGCTGACAAGGCCCGGGCTGGGGGCGAAGCCGCGGTCCGCGTCCTCGGCGTTGATCCGGCACTCGATGGAGTGCCCCTGCAGGACGATGTCGTCCTGAGCGAACGAAAGCGGCAGGCCCGAGGCGACGCGAATCTGCTCGGCCACCAGATCACGTCCGCTGATCATCTCGGTCACCGGGTGCTCGACCTGGATGCGCGTGTTCATCTCGAGGAAGTAGAACTCCCCGTCCCGGTCGTCGACGACGAACTCGACCGTGCCCGCGCCGACGTAGTCGACGTTCTCGGCCAGTCGGACCGCGGCCTGCCCCATGGCCCGGCGGGCCTGTGCCCCCAGCGCCGGCGAGGGCGCTTCCTCGATCAGCTTCTGGTGGCGTCGCTGCGTGGAGCACTCGCGCTCGCCCAGGTGCACCACGTTCCCGAACTGGTCGCCCATCACCTGGATCTCGATGTGACGCGCCTGTTCGATGAACTTCTCGATGTAGAGGGTCGGGTCGCCGAACGCGGACTGGGCCTCCGTGGACGCGGCCCGGAACGCCTCGGGGAACTCCTCGGCCGACCGGACGACCCGCATGCCGCGGCCGCCGCCGCCGGCGCTCGCCTTCACCAGGACCGGAAAACCGATCTCCACGGCGATCGGCAGGCCTTCCGCCGGGTCGGCGACGGCGCCGGAGCCGGGCACACACGGCACCTTCGCCTTCGCGGCGAGGCCCACCGCAGTGATCTTGTCGCCCATGCTCTCGATGGCCTCGGGGGTCGGACCGATGAAGATCAGGCCGGCCTCGCCACAGGCGCGGGCGAACGCCGCGCGCTCGGACAGGAAGCCGTAGCCAGGGTGGACGGCGTCGCACCGGCTGCGCTTCGCTGCGTCGATGAGCACGTCGACGCGCAGGTAACTCTGTATCGGCTGGGGCGGCCCGATGACGACGGACTCGTCGGCCATGCGCGCGGCCAGGCTGTCGACGTCCGCTTCCGATACTCCTACGACCGTCTCGATGCCCAGTGATCGGCAGGCTCGGATGATGCGGACGGCTATCTCGCCGCGGTTGGCGACGAACAGCCTGCGGATGTCGTGGCGGACGACAGGGGCGGCATGACTCATTTTGCGGCCTCCGTCTCGTCCGGGGCGATGATCATCAGGATCTGGTCACTGCTCACCGCTTGACCGTGCTCGACGAGGATGCTGTGGACCCGGCCGGTCACCGGTGCGGCGACCGAGTTGAACATCTTCATGACCTCGACCAGGCACATGGTGGTGCCGGCGGTGATCGGCTCGCCCTCCTCCACGAAGGGCGGCTGGTCGGGTGCGGGCGTGCGGTAGAACGTCCCGGGCATGGGCGCCCGAATCGCCGTCATGCCGACAGGGATCTCGGCAGCCTGCTCGTCGGCACTCGCCGCAGGCTCCGGCGACGCCGTGCTGGGGCCGGTCGAGCTGGTGCGGTCGGCCAAGGGACCAGGCGCATGCACCGGTGGCGCGGTGGTCAGCGCCTCCAACGGGGCCGCACCGGGCTTACGGGCCTGCAGGACGAACTCTCCGATGCGAATCTCGAGCGACTCGAGGTGCTCTGCGCTGTCGAGAAGCTGGAGGATGCGCCGGACATCTGCGTGCTGCAGTGTCATGTTCCACTCCTTGTCATGTTCCACTCCTTGCGTTGCGCTTCTGCGAGGGCGCGTTCGGGCAGGCCGGCATGGGGCACGCGGTGGTGCCGAGCTGCTCCGGCAGGAGTCGGCGGGCGAGCCGCACCCATCCGCACAGCAGCGGGCGGGTTCGCGGGGGTCGATGATGTCCTGGATTCCGAGGTGCTCTACGGTCCGGAACGGGTTCTCTATGGGAAGGAACCGGGCACACAGTTCGCGACGCTGCGCGTCGGCGTCGTCACTTTCCGAAAGCTGTCGCGGGTACACGGCTTCGGTTCCGCCCTCCACCGGGATCCGTCCCCAGCGTGCGGTCGGGCAGGCGTACTGCTACTTAATGCTTGCACCCATCGGGGCGTAGGTGGTGTCGGGCGGCCCGTATACGCGGCGAACGAACACTGACGGCCAGGGGACGATGGCCTGCTCGATCGGCATCCCGGTCCTGATGCCGTGGCGCTCGCGTGCTGCCGGGCGATCTTGTCGGGGCCGCGCACCGCCGCGGCAAAGGTGCGACGCCTGACCATCTCCGATTCGTATCGCGGTCGGCCCGTGCTGTCCGCGGTGCCGGCGCCCACGGCCAGGGCCGGCCGAGCACTTCGGGGGTCGGGCTCGGTCATGGGGAGGTCCTCCTTACGGCGAGCGACGCCGGTGCACGGAGGGCCTCGGCCGGGAGGGCTTCCTGCAGGTACGCGCGCACTTCGTGCGTCGAGCGAGCGACACGGACCCCCGCGTCCCTGAGCGCTGCAATCTTTTCCTGGACGGTCGCCCCGCCGGCTCCGTGCAGCGCGTGCCCGAACGGCACGGAATCCGGCAAGGAGTCGCCTGCGCGTCCCACCACCATCGCGACCACGGGCAGGTCGATTCGCCCCTCGGCCACGGCGGCGGCCAGGTCGAGCTCCTGGCGGCTGGACGGCTCACCGAAGACCAGCACGGCCCGGGTCAGCGGGTCCTGGGCCACCAGCTCGACCCCTTCGGTCAGGGGTGTTCCGACCATCGGCACGCCGCCGATCGACACCTGCACGCTGGTGCCCCAGCCCCAGGTCCGCACGGACATCCCCAGCTCGGAAGCCATGCCGCCGCTGCGGGAGACGATCCCGACCGGACCGGGGGTGAATCGCTGCCACGGCTCATCGCCGCCCGGGCAGCCGATCCGGCCCACGCCCGGCACCACGATCCCCTGCGAGTTCGGCCCGATCACCCGGCAGTTGCCCCGGCGGGCGACCTCCAGGACCCGCAGCCAGTGATGCTGCGGAATCTTCTCCGAGCTGACCACGACCAGTTCGATTCCGGCCTGCGCCGCCTCCACAACCGCATCCGCCGCGGCCTGTGGCGGCGCGTAGCTCATCGCCACCCTTGCGCCGGTCACGGCGACGGCCTGCGCGACTGTGTCAAAAACGGGCACCCCGTGCACCTCGGAGCCCCCCTTGCCGGGGGTGACGCCGGCCGCCACACGAACGCCCGAATCGAGCATCCAGCGGGTCTCCAGCCGTCCTTGCGTGCCGGTGATGCCCTGTACCAGCAGCCCCGGACCGGTTTCCAGAAGTCCTCGGATCATCGGGCGAAGCCCTCCCATGCCTGGGGCGCTCGGCCCATCGCGGAGATCAGCAGGTCGCATGCGTCTTCGAGCGACGCCGCGCGGTCGAGTACGAGTGCTCCCGGCAGCCCTGCCTTCAGCATCTCCCGAGCCTCGGCCTCGAACGGCCCGGCCAGCCGGACCACCGTCGGCACATGCCCAGCATCGAATCCGGCCTCCTCGGCGGCTTCGATGAACTCCTGGGCCAGCTCGCGGGCATCCACCAGGTTCAGCACCGCAGCGCCGAACAGCGCCCCGCGGATCCCGGGGACGGACAGGGCGGAACGGAACAGCGCCTGCACCTTGGCGCTCCCGGCACCCGGCGAGGCGTCGAGGTAGCAGGCCGGGAGGACGCCGTTGTCGTACAGGTAGTCCAACCCGACAAGACCTGCGCCTCTCCCACTGATCAGGTAGGCCACGTCCCCGTCGAGCTCGAAGAACGCCACGCCGGGACGGTGGGGCTCGGCGGCGTCCGCCTCACGCACGGCGATCTCGCGCGGCGAGGGAGCCTTGTGCGGGGCGATCCCGGGCTCGACCAGCACGTCCGGCCGGAATCCCCTGGCCGCTGCCCGGCCGTGCGGGTCGAATTCGACCGCCACGCCGACGGCGACCAGACGCTGCTCGTCCCACCGGAAGGGGGTGACCTCGACAAGAACTGCTTCGGCGGCGCAGAAGGCGGTCCAGAGGATCTGCAGCGCGTGAGCGAGTGCACCGCGCAGTTGCCGGTCCTTGACGTCAGCCTGGTCGAGCAGGCTGACGACCTCGTGGTCGTGCAGGCCCTCTGACAGGTGGACCCTCACCGCAGCCGCCTGATGCGTGTCGAATCCGACTCCGCCGTTAACGCTCGCCCGCACGACGGCGCCGTACGAAATCTCGTCGAGCGCGATGGAGAGGCAGTATTCGCCCCCCTCGACGTACTCCTCCACGACGGCGGGCGTACCGCGTCGAAGAGTCGCGGCGACAGCGGCCGACAGCTCGTCCGAGGACCGGCAGATGTGCACGAGACCGGCCTTGCCGCCGCCGACGATGTCGGGTTTCACCACCCACGGTGGCCCGAACGCCGGCTCGTGCGGCGCCAGGATCCGCCCATCCGTCACGACGACCAGCTCGGGCGTCGTGACGCCGAGCCGACGAAGCCACGGCATTGCAGCGCTCTCAGTGGCCTGTGGCATCTGGACTCCCTTCCTGGCCGGTGTCTTGGCGTTCGCGTGTTGGACCGCTCGTGTCAGTCTGGAGCGGGCCCCTGATTCACGGAAGTGGCTACTAGCAACCACAGTGATTGCCTTCATCGATCGCCCGGCTTATGGTCGCAGGATGAGATCGGAACAGATGCGCTATCTGGAGGCGGCGATCCGCCTCGGTTCCCTGCGCAAGGCGGCCACGGAAGTGGGTATCGGGCAACCGACGCTCAGCCAGCAGATCCGACGCCTCGAGGAGGACCTCAACGTCAACCTGTTGATCCGCCGCGCCAACGGGGTCCTCCCCAGCGCCGAGGCCCGGATTCTGCTGCCACACATACGGCAGGTCATCCAGGCCGACCGAGCCCTTCGGGAGGAGGCCGAGCTGATCAACGGGCTGCGCAGCGGCTGCGTCCGCCTGGGCGCGGTCACCACAGCGGGCCAGATCCTGCTGCCCGAAGTGGTCCCGCTCTACCGGAACGCCTTCCCCAGCGTGCGCTTTTCCGTGTGGGAGGCCAGCTCCGCGGCCGTGCGCGACAAGGTGACGAACGGCGAGCTCGACCTCGGACTGGTCGCGGGCCCCAGAGATCCCGACACCGACAGCGGCCTCGTCTCCACCGATCTGATCTCCGACGAAATCGTGCTGTGCGTGCCCCGGGGCCACCCCTTGGCGGACAAGCCGACCGTGAGTGTCCCGGACCTGGAAGGCCAGTCGTGGGTGCTCCCCGCGCGCGGCTACGCCGCGCGACACCTGGCGGATTCCCTGTTCGCGCCAAGCGACCAGAACGTCGTCTACGAGACGACCAACCCACATTCGACCCTGCTCATGGTCGCCGCCAGGGTGGGCATCGCGTTGCTGTCCCGATCCGCGCTCCTCAGCCACCGGGCTGATGAGATCGTGACGCCGGTAACCGACTGGGACCCGCTGCGGTTGACCGTGTCCATGATCGCGCGCGCGGACATGCAGCCGGGGCCCGCAGTGCGAAAGCTCATTGAGGTTCTGCGCAAGGTGAGTGCGGAGCGGTCGCAGGCTGCCCTCCGTCACGCGACCGCACCATCGGCCCGATCGCCGCAGTAGATCACCGGCCGGACGGCCCGCGACGACAGGTTCCCCGGTGAATCGCTCGAGCCAGCTGTGGGCGGCGCCGGCAGTGCGCGGCGAAACATCGCCGACCACGCGTCTCGGACACCACCGCGCGCGACTCGCGACGACGATCGAGTGACTATAGAGGTGTAGGGCAAGGCTCGCAGCGGATCACCAGCTGGGACCTCTGTCGCCACGTCTGGAGGTGGCCCTATGGCGAGGAGCGACCTGACTGCGTCCAGGAGTGATCTGGAGGCGGCACTGATCGAGGCCCTCTTCACCCAGTCGCCCGTGGGACTGCATCTGCTGAACACCGATCTGCACGTCGTGCGCTTCAACACGGCCACTGCCCTGGCCCGGTCCGTGCCCGTCGAGGACATCCTCGGACGACCGTTCACGGAGACATACGGGCTCGTCGAACCCGACGAGATCGAAGCCCTTGTTCGCGGGGTCCTCGTGAGCGGCGTCCCCGCGATCGATCGCATCGTGCGGCTCCGTCCACGAGCCGCCCCTGAGCGCGAGCACCGCTTCGCGGTCTCGGTCTTTCGCCTTCAGAACGACCGGGGGGCGGTGCTCGGCCTGGCCGCGGCGGTGGTCGACGTCACCGAACGCGAACGGGCGCGCCAACGCCTGAATCTCCTTGCCGCGGCGCGCGACAGTGTCGGCCGCACCCTCGACGCAGGGGTTACCTGCCAAGAACTCGCGGACATCGTGGTGCCGGATTTCGCGGACACCGCTGTGGTGGAGGTGGTCGACTCGGCGATGCGCGGCGAGGAACCCCCTCCCGCCCCGCTTCCTGCCGGCGTCCAGCTGCGCCGCGCCGCATTCAGCAGCAGAGTCCCGAATGCCCCGCAAGCCCACCCGGTAGGACACATCCGCGACGTCCCCGGCCCCACCCCTGACACCGAGATCCTGAGCGACCTGCGCCCCCGCGTGGTGCGTTTGCACGCCGACTTGCCGTGGCTGGCCGCCGACCCGACCCGCGCCCAAGCCATACACGCCTCCGGCGCACACACGCTCCTGATCACGCCGATGACACTGCGTGGTGCCGTGCTCGGCCTGATCAGCCTCTACCTCATCGGAGAAGCAGACCCGTACGACGAGGACGACATAGCACTCGCGCTCGACCTGGCCAACCACACCGCCCTGTGCATCGACAACGCTCGCCGGTACACGCGGGAGCACACCATCGCCACGACGCTCGAACGGCGTCTCCTCCCCGACCGCGCCGTCCCCCAGACCGCCCTGGGAACCGCTGGTATGCCCATCCCTTCCGAGGGCGCGGTGGGGTGGTACGACACGATCGCCCTGCCAGGTGCCCGAACTGCCCTGGTTGTCGGCGAGATCGCGGGACAGGGCATCCACGTCACCGCAGCCGTGGGGCAACTGCGCACCGTCGTCCGCTCCCTGGCCGCTTTCGACCTGGAACCCGACGAACTGATCGCGCGTCTGGACGACACGGCAACTCTCCTGGCCGCCGAACGCGCATCACTACCGTCAGGCGACTCCCTCCATCACGAGGTATTCGCGGCCACCTGTACATATGCCATCTACGACCCCTTGGCCCTCACCTGCACGGCCGCCAGTGCCGGCCGCCCGACCTTCGCCATCACCCTCCCCGACGGGACCACCCGGATCCCTGACATCCCGGCCGGTCCACAACTGGGTGCCGTCGACAGGGCACCGTTCGCCGCAAACACCTTCGCGATTCCCGAAGGCGGCATACTGGCCATGGCGAGCCCCTCGACCCTGAGCGCGCTTCCAAGTGATCCGGAGCTCGTCCAGCGCTCACCGGCAGGCGCCGATCAGTCTCTGGAAGAGATCCTCGACGCCATTGTGTCCAGGCTGCTCGCCACCGACGCCGGGTCAAGGGCCGCGGCGGTCCTCCTTGCCCGCCCCCGCGGCTTCCCCAGCGAATGCGTTGCCACCTGGCAGCTCAGCGCCGACCCCACCGCCACAGCCACCGCCCGACACCACGTCCACGCCCAGCTCGCCACCTGGAACATGGATGAGGAAACGGCCTTCAACACCGAACTCATCGTCAGCGAACTCGTCACGAACGCCGTCCGCCACGGCAGCCCCCCGACAGAATTGCGCCTGATCCACGGCCGCACCCTCACCTGCGAGGTACGCGACACCAGCCCTGCTGCACCACATCTTCGCCACGCCCGGACGGTAGACGAGGGGGGTCGTGGGCTGTTCATCGTCGCCCAGATCGCTCAGGTCTGGGGCACTCGCTACAACGCCGACGGCAAAACCGTCTGGACCGAGCAGACGCTCCCCTGATTGCAGCCGGCCCGCCGCATCGCCAGGGCCGCAGTTGGGCTGGAAGGGACGCATTCTGCGTAGCAGTCAGCTCCCTGTTCGGCCGGGTCGGTGGCTGCGGATAGTACTCCAGTTGTAGATCCCGATCTTGGTGTCTGGGCAGTGGTCTGTCGACAGAAGGTTGCATGAGAGCGGCCCTCGGGGGCGGCGTCCACAAGCCGCGTCGGTGGCGAGCACGCTGCCCGACCGTTGGCCCCCTTCGGGCCGGTGCGGGCCGTGGGGCTGCGGCAGACTGGTGCACCCCACGGAGGGTGCGCAGGTGTCAATGGGCCGACCGCCGATGGATCTTGAGGTGTACGTGGAGCGGACACGGAGCGGAGCCGGTTCCTGGACGCCGGCCACCGTGCTGCCTGGGTCGCGGGCGACGAGTCCTACGGCGGCAACCCGCGGCTACGAACCGCACTGGAGGCAAGCTGCACCGGTTAGGTCCTGGCAGTGGCCTGCTCCCACGAAGTCACGGTCAGCGCCGGGAAGTTCCGCGGGGACATCCCGGTCAAGAAGCTGCTCAGACGGGCATGACAGAGGCCCTCCGCCGGGGGCGGCGCGACGGGCCACCGTTCCTACGACTGGGCCGCCATCGACCTCACCGACCCCCGGCCCGCAACTCCTCAACCGTTGGGGACGTTCAGGGCGTCGAGGCGAAGTAACGCGATACGGCAGGACGTGGTGCCCGACGCCATCGCGGCGGACTGAACTCCGGTTCGTGGCGCGTCCAAGGGCAGCGCCTCGGCCCCGGCGGCAGGCCGTTCGAGAGGGCCTTTTTCAGCCAGTGGAACTGACGATGCATCAAATAGGTCAGCCGTCCCGGACTCTTGACTCGTTGTCAGGGCCGCGCCATCCTCGACGGGACCTACGCGCGAGTAAGTTAGCGCGTGCCCGTTCCGGACAGCGAAGGTAGCCCGGATGACCCTCCTCCGCAGACGCAGCCTGTTTGCCGTCGTCGTCGCCCTCCTGCTGGCCCTCGGCTTGGGCTCCCCTCCGGCCGTCGGCGCCGACACCCCCTGGTGGGAGCCCACGGCGCGGCCCGCCGCCGACTCTCAGATCAACGTCACCGGCGAACCCTTCCACGGCACGGACAGCCAGGGCCGGGTCCGCGGCTTCGTCGACGCGCACAATCACCTGATGTCCAACGAGGGCTTCGGCGGCCGCATCATCTGTGGCAAGCCGTTCTCCGAAGCGGGCATCGCCGACGCACTCAAGGACTGTCCCGAGCACTATCCCGACGGCTCGCTCGCCCTCTTCGAGAACGTCACCGGCGGTGCGGACGGTCACCACGACCCGGTGGGCTGGCCGACGTTCAAGGACTGGCCGGCCCACAACTCCCTCAGCCACCAGCAGAATTACTACGCGTGGCTGGAGCGCGCCTGGCGCGGCGGCCAGCGGGTGCTGGTCAACGATTTGGTCACCAACGGCCTGTTGTGCTCGATCTATGTCAGGGACCGCGGCTGCAACGAGATGGACGCCATCCGTCTCGAGGCCCGCAAGTCCTACGAGATGCAGGACTACATCGACAAGATCTACGGCGGAAAGGGCAAGGGCTTCTTCCGTATCGTCACCGACTCGACCCAGGCCCGCCAGGTCGTCGCGGAGGGCAAGCTCGCCGTGGTGCTCGGCGTCGAGACCTCGGAGCCCTTCGGCTGCAAGCAGATCCTCGACGTCCCCCAGTGCAGCCAGGCCGACATCGACAGCGGTCTGGACGAGCTGTACAAGCTGGGTGTGCGCAGCATGTTCCTGTGCCACAAGTTCGACAACGCCCTGTGCGGGGTGCGGATGGACTCCGGCACCATCGGAACGGCCGTGGACATCGGCCAGTTCCTCTCCACCGGCACCTTCTGGAACACGGAGAAGTGCAGCGGTCCGCAGCACGACAACCCCACCGGCAATGCGGCCGCCCCGGCAGAGGTGACCAAGCTGCTCCCCGCAGGCGCCAAGGTGCCCACGTACGACAGCGACGCGCAGTGCAACAAGCGCGGTCTGACCCGCCTCGGTGAGTACGCGGTCAAGGGGCTGATGAAGCGCAACATGATGGTCGAGGTCGACCACATGAGCGTCAAGGCGGCCGGCCGCACCCTGGACCTGCTGGAGTCGGCGGACTACCCCGGCGTGCTCTCCAGCCACAGCTGGATGGACGACGGCTGGCTGGAGCGCGTCTACCGCCTCGGCGGCTTCAAGGCCTCGTACATGTCCAGCGCCGACAGCTTCGCCAAGGAGTCCGCCGGGACCCGGGCGCTGCGCCAGAAGTACGGCGTCGGACTCGGCTACGGCACCGACATGAACGGTGTCGGCGGCTGGCCGGGACCGGTCGGACCCGACGCCCCCAACGCGGTCAAGTACCCCTTCCGCAGCGCCGACGGCGGCTCCGTCATCGACCGGCAGCACACCGGCGAACGCACCTGGGACTTCAACACCGACGGTGCGGCCCATGTCGGCATGGTGCCCGACTGGCTCGAGCAGATGCGCCTCAGCGGCGGCAAGGACACGGTGCAGGACCTGCTCGGCGGCGCGGAGTCCTACCTCCGTACCTGGAAGGCGACCGAACTCCACAAGCCCGCGCCCGACCTCGCCGCCGGTGCCCCGGCGAGCGCCAGCTCGACGGAGTGGAACCCGTTCACCAGCTACGCCGCCGGCCGGGCCGTGGACGGCGACACCGGCACGAGATGGGCGAGCGGCTGGTCGGACGACCAGTGGCTGCGGCT encodes the following:
- a CDS encoding acetyl-CoA carboxylase biotin carboxylase subunit produces the protein MSHAAPVVRHDIRRLFVANRGEIAVRIIRACRSLGIETVVGVSEADVDSLAARMADESVVIGPPQPIQSYLRVDVLIDAAKRSRCDAVHPGYGFLSERAAFARACGEAGLIFIGPTPEAIESMGDKITAVGLAAKAKVPCVPGSGAVADPAEGLPIAVEIGFPVLVKASAGGGGRGMRVVRSAEEFPEAFRAASTEAQSAFGDPTLYIEKFIEQARHIEIQVMGDQFGNVVHLGERECSTQRRHQKLIEEAPSPALGAQARRAMGQAAVRLAENVDYVGAGTVEFVVDDRDGEFYFLEMNTRIQVEHPVTEMISGRDLVAEQIRVASGLPLSFAQDDIVLQGHSIECRINAEDADRGFAPSPGLVSDWSAPRGEGIRVDTHCYPGYTVSPYYDSLLAKAIVHAPTRAEAIEKMRTLLAALRVDGPTTTAAFHRAVLAHPDFSDGAVTTRWVEDVFLPSRSQGPHTRQSLTEAGAPA
- a CDS encoding acetyl-CoA carboxylase biotin carboxyl carrier protein, which translates into the protein MTLQHADVRRILQLLDSAEHLESLEIRIGEFVLQARKPGAAPLEALTTAPPVHAPGPLADRTSSTGPSTASPEPAASADEQAAEIPVGMTAIRAPMPGTFYRTPAPDQPPFVEEGEPITAGTTMCLVEVMKMFNSVAAPVTGRVHSILVEHGQAVSSDQILMIIAPDETEAAK
- a CDS encoding succinate--CoA ligase subunit alpha, yielding MGGLRPMIRGLLETGPGLLVQGITGTQGRLETRWMLDSGVRVAAGVTPGKGGSEVHGVPVFDTVAQAVAVTGARVAMSYAPPQAAADAVVEAAQAGIELVVVSSEKIPQHHWLRVLEVARRGNCRVIGPNSQGIVVPGVGRIGCPGGDEPWQRFTPGPVGIVSRSGGMASELGMSVRTWGWGTSVQVSIGGVPMVGTPLTEGVELVAQDPLTRAVLVFGEPSSRQELDLAAAVAEGRIDLPVVAMVVGRAGDSLPDSVPFGHALHGAGGATVQEKIAALRDAGVRVARSTHEVRAYLQEALPAEALRAPASLAVRRTSP
- a CDS encoding ATP-grasp domain-containing protein; this translates as MPQATESAAMPWLRRLGVTTPELVVVTDGRILAPHEPAFGPPWVVKPDIVGGGKAGLVHICRSSDELSAAVAATLRRGTPAVVEEYVEGGEYCLSIALDEISYGAVVRASVNGGVGFDTHQAAAVRVHLSEGLHDHEVVSLLDQADVKDRQLRGALAHALQILWTAFCAAEAVLVEVTPFRWDEQRLVAVGVAVEFDPHGRAAARGFRPDVLVEPGIAPHKAPSPREIAVREADAAEPHRPGVAFFELDGDVAYLISGRGAGLVGLDYLYDNGVLPACYLDASPGAGSAKVQALFRSALSVPGIRGALFGAAVLNLVDARELAQEFIEAAEEAGFDAGHVPTVVRLAGPFEAEAREMLKAGLPGALVLDRAASLEDACDLLISAMGRAPQAWEGFAR
- a CDS encoding LysR family transcriptional regulator: MRYLEAAIRLGSLRKAATEVGIGQPTLSQQIRRLEEDLNVNLLIRRANGVLPSAEARILLPHIRQVIQADRALREEAELINGLRSGCVRLGAVTTAGQILLPEVVPLYRNAFPSVRFSVWEASSAAVRDKVTNGELDLGLVAGPRDPDTDSGLVSTDLISDEIVLCVPRGHPLADKPTVSVPDLEGQSWVLPARGYAARHLADSLFAPSDQNVVYETTNPHSTLLMVAARVGIALLSRSALLSHRADEIVTPVTDWDPLRLTVSMIARADMQPGPAVRKLIEVLRKVSAERSQAALRHATAPSARSPQ
- a CDS encoding SpoIIE family protein phosphatase, translated to MARSDLTASRSDLEAALIEALFTQSPVGLHLLNTDLHVVRFNTATALARSVPVEDILGRPFTETYGLVEPDEIEALVRGVLVSGVPAIDRIVRLRPRAAPEREHRFAVSVFRLQNDRGAVLGLAAAVVDVTERERARQRLNLLAAARDSVGRTLDAGVTCQELADIVVPDFADTAVVEVVDSAMRGEEPPPAPLPAGVQLRRAAFSSRVPNAPQAHPVGHIRDVPGPTPDTEILSDLRPRVVRLHADLPWLAADPTRAQAIHASGAHTLLITPMTLRGAVLGLISLYLIGEADPYDEDDIALALDLANHTALCIDNARRYTREHTIATTLERRLLPDRAVPQTALGTAGMPIPSEGAVGWYDTIALPGARTALVVGEIAGQGIHVTAAVGQLRTVVRSLAAFDLEPDELIARLDDTATLLAAERASLPSGDSLHHEVFAATCTYAIYDPLALTCTAASAGRPTFAITLPDGTTRIPDIPAGPQLGAVDRAPFAANTFAIPEGGILAMASPSTLSALPSDPELVQRSPAGADQSLEEILDAIVSRLLATDAGSRAAAVLLARPRGFPSECVATWQLSADPTATATARHHVHAQLATWNMDEETAFNTELIVSELVTNAVRHGSPPTELRLIHGRTLTCEVRDTSPAAPHLRHARTVDEGGRGLFIVAQIAQVWGTRYNADGKTVWTEQTLP